A part of Brassica rapa cultivar Chiifu-401-42 chromosome A05, CAAS_Brap_v3.01, whole genome shotgun sequence genomic DNA contains:
- the LOC117133923 gene encoding uncharacterized protein LOC117133923, whose translation MEFGMKNVLRGVTKNGCKVIKGSSLNKLMLHEPQTALLQVVELSANTNHHLLPEAPLSHISTSGTDMTDDQDLQHLLGDFAVLFDEPTELPPFRDGFDHRIPLESGANPVNLRPYRYSSLQKDVIDTMVRKMLDEGIIQASSSPYASPVVLVKKKDGSWRLCVDFRGLNKQTIKDK comes from the coding sequence ATGGAATTCGGCATGAAGAACGTGCTACGAGGAGTCACCAAGAACGGTTGCAAGGTGATCAAAGGGAGTAGCCTCAACAAACTGATGTTGCACGAACCTCAAACTGCTCTGCTCCAGGTCGTTGAGTTATCAGCTAACACAAATCACCATCTCCTACCTGAAGCTCCGCTGTCACATATCTCCACTAGTGGTACTGATATGACAGATGATCAAGACCTGCAACACCTCTTAGGTGACTTTGCTGTCTTATTTGATGAGCCCACAGAGCTGCCACCTTTCCGAGATGGGTTCGACCACCGCATCCCTCTGGAATCAGGAGCTAACCCAGTCAACCTCCGCCCCTACCGTTACTCATCTCTACAGAAGGACGTCATTGACACTATGGTTCGGAAGATGCTTGACGAAGGGATAATCCAAGCAAGCTCCAGCCCCTATGCATCTCCCGTCGTTTTAGTCAAGAAAAAAGACGGCTCTTGGAGGCTCTGTGTTGATTTTCGTGGCTTGAACAAACAGACCATCAAAGATAAATAA
- the LOC103868827 gene encoding ran-binding protein M homolog isoform X1, which translates to MTESSSNGRRNGNDETSAAVNRRDPILQFLDKIRLSGDAMEDNEGEESPTELNAINSAGGFVIVSPDKLSVKYTNANLHGYDVGVAQANKPAPFKCLTYYFEIFVKDAGVKGKVAIGFTKEGFIMRRQPGWEVNSCGYHGDDGNIYRGKGTGEAFGPTYTTGDTVGGGINYASQEFFFTKNGALVGKIPKDIKGHLFPTVAVHSQNEEVSVNFGKQKFVFDVKGYETSARNKQQMAIEKIFIPPNIGYGLVKSYLLHYGYEETLNAFNLATKTTVPPILIAEENAIDEDDLHQRKTLRKLVRNGDIDAALANLQDWYPQIVQDDKSVVCFLLHCQRFIEFVRVGKLAEGVKYGRLELAKFVGLTEFQDIIEDCFALLVYPKPVESPVGYFLEDSQRELVADAVNAAILSNKKDACHLHSHLEMLLRQLTVCCLERRSMNGDQGETFRLHHVLNNDSTRR; encoded by the exons ATGACGGAGAGTTCCTCCAACGGCCGCCGCAACGGAAACGACGAGACCAGCGCCGCCGTAAATCGTCGAGATCCGATCTTGCAATTCTTAGACAAGATTCGTCTCTCCGGGGATGCCATGGAGGATAATGAAGGTGAAGAATCGCCGACGGAGCTTAACGCAATTAACAGCGCAGGCGGGTTTGTGATCGTCTCTCCCGATAAGCTTTCCGTCAAGTACACGAACGCGAATCTCCACGGTTACGACGTCGGCGTTGCTCAAGCTAATAAACCTGCTCCCTTCAAGTGTCTTACTTACTACTTCGAGATTTTTGTCAAGGATGCTGGTGTTAAAGGGAAAGTCGCTATTGGTTTCACTAAGGAGGGCTTTATAATGCGGAGACAACCTGG ATGGGAAGTGAATAGCTGTGGCTATCATGGGGACGATGGAAATATATACCGAGGTAAGGGAACAGGTGAAGCCTTTGGTCCAACTTATACGACAGGTGATACTGTTGGTGGTGGTATAAACTACGCTTCCCAGGAGTTCTTTTTCAC TAAAAACGGAGCTTTAGTTGGGAAAATCCCTAAGGACATAAAGGGTCACCTATTCCCTACTGTAGCTGTACATAGCCAAAATGAGGA GGTTTCTGTCAATTTTGGGAAGCAGAAGTTTGTTTTCGATGTTAAG GGATATGAAACATCAGCGAGGAATAAGCAACAAATGGCTATCGAAAAAATATTCATACCTCCAAATATCGGTTATGG gCTTGTAAAGTCCTACTTATTACACTATGGGTATGAGGAGACACTCAATGCTTTCAACCTTGCTACTAAAACTACAGTCCCTCCAATTCTTATAGCTGAAGAGAATGCTATTGACGAGGATGATTTGCATCAGAGAAAAACTCTTAGAAAG CTTGTGAGGAATGGTGACATTGATGCTGCTCTGGCTAATCTCCAAGATTGGTATCCCCAAATTGTACAG GACGATAAATCTGTAGTTTGTTTCCTCCTTCACTGTCAAAGGTTTATTGAGTTTGTACGG GTAGGAAAACTTGCAGAAGGTGTGAAGTATGGCAGACTCGAGTTAGCCAAATTTGTTGGGTTAACCGAGTTTCAAGATATAATCGAG GACTGCTTTGCTTTGCTTGTTTATCCAAAGCCCGTGGAATCACCGGTGGGGTACTTCCTAGAAGACTCGCAGAGGGAACTAGTTGCTGATGCAGTGAATGCAGCGATTTTGTCAAACAAGAAAGATGCGTGTCACTTGCATTCCCATCTGGAGATGCTGCTGAGACAGCTAACAGTTTGCTGTTTGGAAAGGCGGTCAATGAATGGAGACCAAGGCGAAACATTCCGGCTTCACCATGTTCTTAACAACGACAGTACAAGAAGATGA
- the LOC103868827 gene encoding ran-binding protein M homolog isoform X2, whose product MTESSSNGRRNGNDETSAAVNRRDPILQFLDKIRLSGDAMEDNEGEESPTELNAINSAGGFVIVSPDKLSVKYTNANLHGYDVGVAQANKPAPFKCLTYYFEIFVKDAGVKGKVAIGFTKEGFIMRRQPGWEVNSCGYHGDDGNIYRGKGTGEAFGPTYTTGDTVGGGINYASQEFFFTVSVNFGKQKFVFDVKGYETSARNKQQMAIEKIFIPPNIGYGLVKSYLLHYGYEETLNAFNLATKTTVPPILIAEENAIDEDDLHQRKTLRKLVRNGDIDAALANLQDWYPQIVQDDKSVVCFLLHCQRFIEFVRVGKLAEGVKYGRLELAKFVGLTEFQDIIEDCFALLVYPKPVESPVGYFLEDSQRELVADAVNAAILSNKKDACHLHSHLEMLLRQLTVCCLERRSMNGDQGETFRLHHVLNNDSTRR is encoded by the exons ATGACGGAGAGTTCCTCCAACGGCCGCCGCAACGGAAACGACGAGACCAGCGCCGCCGTAAATCGTCGAGATCCGATCTTGCAATTCTTAGACAAGATTCGTCTCTCCGGGGATGCCATGGAGGATAATGAAGGTGAAGAATCGCCGACGGAGCTTAACGCAATTAACAGCGCAGGCGGGTTTGTGATCGTCTCTCCCGATAAGCTTTCCGTCAAGTACACGAACGCGAATCTCCACGGTTACGACGTCGGCGTTGCTCAAGCTAATAAACCTGCTCCCTTCAAGTGTCTTACTTACTACTTCGAGATTTTTGTCAAGGATGCTGGTGTTAAAGGGAAAGTCGCTATTGGTTTCACTAAGGAGGGCTTTATAATGCGGAGACAACCTGG ATGGGAAGTGAATAGCTGTGGCTATCATGGGGACGATGGAAATATATACCGAGGTAAGGGAACAGGTGAAGCCTTTGGTCCAACTTATACGACAGGTGATACTGTTGGTGGTGGTATAAACTACGCTTCCCAGGAGTTCTTTTTCAC GGTTTCTGTCAATTTTGGGAAGCAGAAGTTTGTTTTCGATGTTAAG GGATATGAAACATCAGCGAGGAATAAGCAACAAATGGCTATCGAAAAAATATTCATACCTCCAAATATCGGTTATGG gCTTGTAAAGTCCTACTTATTACACTATGGGTATGAGGAGACACTCAATGCTTTCAACCTTGCTACTAAAACTACAGTCCCTCCAATTCTTATAGCTGAAGAGAATGCTATTGACGAGGATGATTTGCATCAGAGAAAAACTCTTAGAAAG CTTGTGAGGAATGGTGACATTGATGCTGCTCTGGCTAATCTCCAAGATTGGTATCCCCAAATTGTACAG GACGATAAATCTGTAGTTTGTTTCCTCCTTCACTGTCAAAGGTTTATTGAGTTTGTACGG GTAGGAAAACTTGCAGAAGGTGTGAAGTATGGCAGACTCGAGTTAGCCAAATTTGTTGGGTTAACCGAGTTTCAAGATATAATCGAG GACTGCTTTGCTTTGCTTGTTTATCCAAAGCCCGTGGAATCACCGGTGGGGTACTTCCTAGAAGACTCGCAGAGGGAACTAGTTGCTGATGCAGTGAATGCAGCGATTTTGTCAAACAAGAAAGATGCGTGTCACTTGCATTCCCATCTGGAGATGCTGCTGAGACAGCTAACAGTTTGCTGTTTGGAAAGGCGGTCAATGAATGGAGACCAAGGCGAAACATTCCGGCTTCACCATGTTCTTAACAACGACAGTACAAGAAGATGA
- the LOC103868826 gene encoding transcription factor bHLH80, with protein sequence MQSTDNGGGKGGGGEVSRGGLSRIRSAPANWIETLLQDDEEDDLKPDLCLTELLTGNSSGITSRDLFEFPSAVEQGLYTNQGGFHRQNSSPANFLGGSAAGSDGFFSNFGIPANYDYLPPPNDDISPASKRSREFSSQLKEEQMSGGVSGMMEDKLLEDSVPFRVRAKRGCATHPRSIAERVRRTRISDRIRRLQELVPNMDKQTNTADMLDEALQYVKALESQIQELTEQQKRCRCKPKEEN encoded by the exons ATGCAGTCCACTGACAACGGCGGCGGAAAAGGAGGAGGTGGTGAGGTGAGTCGAGGTGGGTTGTCTCGGATCCGTTCAGCTCCGGCGAATTGGATTGAAACCCTACTCcaggatgatgaagaagatgatttgaaacCTGACCTCTGTTTAACTGAGCTTCTCACCGGAAACTCGTCCGGAATAACGAGTCGTGACTTGTTTGAGTTCCCGAGTGCTGTTGAGCAGGGATTGTACACTAACCAAGGTGGCTTTCACCGCCAGAACAGCTCTCCTGCGAATTTTCTCGGTGGCTCTGCTGCTGGGAGTGATGGGTTTTTCTCAAATTTCGGGATTCCCGCTAACTACGACTACTTGCCGCCGCCGAACGATGACATTTCTCCGGCGAGTAAACGGTCGAGGGAGTTCTCTTCTCAGTTG AAAGAAGAGCAAATGAGTGGTGGTGTATCAGGGATGATGGAGGATAAGCTTCTTGAGGACTCGGTTCCTTTTAGGGTTCGTGCTAAACGCGGATGTGCAACTCATCCTCGTAGCATTGCTGAGCGG GTGAGGAGAACGCGGATAAGTGACCGGATCAGGAGGCTGCAAGAACTTGTTCCTAACATGGATAAG CAAACCAACACTGCAGACATGTTAGACGAAGCTTTGCAGTATGTGAAAGCTCTTGAAAGCCAGATCCAG GAGTTGACGGAGCAGCAGAAGAGGTGCAGATGCAAACCTAAGGAAGAAAATTAA